The following proteins are encoded in a genomic region of Nocardioides sp. cx-173:
- a CDS encoding helix-turn-helix domain-containing protein, producing the protein MALDYKGRIGHLIRDARKHRGLTQHQLAALLNTSQSAINRIEKGHQNLSLEMLARIGEALDSEIVALGAGPTHLRVTGPTTLSGSIDVKTSKNAGVALLCATLLNRGRTTLRKVARIEEVNRLLEVLNSLGVQTKWLNDQNDLEIIPPKELDLGHIDEEAARRTRSIIMFLGPLLHRSDAFDLPYAGGCNLGTRTVEPHMSALRPFGLEVKATEGSYHAQVNRAIEPGRPIVLTERGDTVTENALMAAALHPGTTIIRNASSNYMVQDLCFYLQRLGVEVEGIGTTTLTVTGKSVIDVDVDYSPSEDPIEAMSLLAAAIVTKSSITIRRVPIEFLEIELALLEEMGFSYERTEEYVAANGATRLVDLTTRPSELHAPLDKIHPMPFPGLNIDNLPFFAVIAATAEGQTYLHDWVYDNRAIYLTDLNKLGGHVQLLDPHRVMIEGPTHWTGAELMCPPALRPAVVVLLAMLASRGTSVLRGTYVIHRGYEDLAERLNQLGASIDTFRDI; encoded by the coding sequence ATGGCATTGGACTACAAGGGCCGGATCGGTCATCTGATCCGCGACGCACGCAAGCACCGCGGTCTCACCCAGCACCAGCTGGCCGCGCTGCTCAACACCAGCCAGAGCGCGATCAACCGGATCGAGAAGGGCCACCAGAACCTCTCCCTGGAAATGCTGGCTCGCATCGGCGAGGCCCTGGACTCCGAGATCGTGGCGCTCGGCGCTGGGCCGACGCACCTGCGCGTGACGGGCCCGACCACCCTGTCGGGCAGCATCGACGTCAAGACCTCGAAGAACGCCGGCGTCGCGCTCCTGTGCGCCACGCTGCTCAACCGCGGCCGCACCACGCTGCGCAAGGTCGCGCGCATCGAGGAGGTCAACCGGCTCCTGGAGGTCCTCAACAGCCTCGGCGTCCAGACCAAGTGGCTCAACGACCAGAACGACCTCGAGATCATCCCGCCCAAGGAGCTCGACCTCGGCCACATCGACGAGGAGGCGGCCCGCCGTACCCGCTCGATCATCATGTTCCTCGGCCCGCTGCTGCACCGCTCCGACGCCTTCGACCTGCCGTACGCCGGCGGCTGCAACCTCGGCACCCGCACCGTCGAGCCGCACATGTCGGCACTGCGGCCCTTCGGCCTCGAGGTCAAGGCGACCGAGGGCTCCTACCACGCCCAGGTCAACCGGGCCATCGAGCCGGGGCGCCCCATCGTCCTCACCGAGCGCGGCGACACCGTCACCGAGAACGCGCTCATGGCCGCCGCGCTGCACCCCGGCACCACGATCATCCGCAACGCCTCGTCCAACTACATGGTCCAGGACCTGTGCTTCTACCTGCAGCGTCTCGGCGTCGAGGTCGAGGGCATCGGCACCACCACCCTCACCGTCACCGGCAAGTCGGTCATCGACGTCGACGTGGACTACTCCCCCAGCGAGGACCCGATCGAGGCGATGTCGCTGCTGGCCGCCGCGATCGTCACGAAGTCCTCGATCACCATCCGCCGGGTGCCGATCGAGTTCCTCGAGATCGAGCTGGCGCTGCTCGAGGAGATGGGGTTCAGCTACGAGCGGACCGAGGAGTACGTCGCGGCCAACGGCGCCACCCGCTTGGTCGATCTCACGACGCGCCCCTCGGAGCTGCACGCCCCGCTCGACAAGATCCACCCGATGCCCTTCCCGGGCCTCAACATCGACAACCTGCCGTTCTTCGCGGTCATCGCGGCCACCGCCGAGGGGCAGACCTATCTGCACGACTGGGTCTACGACAACCGCGCCATCTACCTCACCGACCTCAACAAGCTGGGCGGCCACGTCCAGCTGCTCGACCCGCACCGGGTCATGATCGAGGGCCCCACGCACTGGACCGGTGCCGAGCTCATGTGCCCCCCGGCCCTCCGGCCCGCCGTCGTGGTGCTCCTGGCGATGCTCGCCTCCCGGGGCACCTCGGTCCTGCGCGGCACCTACGTCATCCACCGCGGCTACGAGGACCTCGCCGAGCGCCTCAACCAGCTCGGCGCGTCCATCGACACCTTCCGCGACATCTGA
- the lnt gene encoding apolipoprotein N-acyltransferase: MLQRILLALAAGLLLSAAFEPVAWPVVLPVAVAGFVLSTRGLRARSGWVPGLAFGVAFYFTHIWWMRDSVGVDAWGALAGIEAAFYGLLGSVTAALHRRRLWPLWTATAWVTMEVVRSGWPFSGMPWGRLSFAVVDTPVAPALAYVGAVGVSLLLAGLGSLLAWVVVARARERLVAAGAAVGLLALTLLPALMPYSLEETGTATVAAVQGDVPGPGNNILYDAEQVTRNHVDATVDLAAEVEAGTAPRPDFVLWPENSTASDPFTDPSVNAGIREAVAAIGVPVLVGAIVDSGPDHVLNQGIVWDPVTGAGERYTKRHPVPYGEYIPFRKYLSGTFGKLALIPRDMLSGTRETPLRVAGVEIADSICFDIAYDDGIYDQVTRGAELLTVQTSNASFIFTDQIDQQFAMTRLRAVETGKWLVVASTNGISGVISPDGDVVATADPRTRAVLVEEVALMGGVTPGVRLAPWIGRGCAVATVAVLLLGALAYRRRPRTGGREPAPAEPARDEVLT; this comes from the coding sequence GTGCTGCAGCGGATCCTCCTCGCGCTGGCCGCCGGCCTGCTGCTCTCCGCAGCGTTCGAGCCCGTGGCCTGGCCCGTCGTGCTCCCCGTGGCAGTGGCCGGGTTCGTCCTCAGCACCCGCGGGCTGCGGGCCCGCTCGGGCTGGGTGCCCGGGCTGGCCTTCGGAGTCGCCTTCTACTTCACCCACATCTGGTGGATGCGCGACTCGGTCGGGGTCGACGCCTGGGGCGCCCTGGCCGGCATCGAGGCGGCGTTCTACGGCCTCCTCGGCTCGGTGACCGCCGCCCTCCACCGCCGCCGGCTGTGGCCGCTGTGGACCGCCACGGCCTGGGTGACGATGGAGGTCGTGCGCAGCGGCTGGCCCTTCAGCGGGATGCCGTGGGGTCGGCTCTCCTTCGCGGTCGTCGACACGCCGGTGGCACCCGCCCTGGCCTACGTCGGCGCCGTCGGCGTCAGCCTGCTGCTCGCCGGCCTCGGGAGCCTGCTGGCCTGGGTGGTGGTGGCCCGGGCCCGTGAGCGGCTCGTGGCCGCGGGGGCCGCGGTCGGCCTGCTCGCGCTCACGCTGCTGCCGGCCCTGATGCCGTACTCCCTGGAGGAGACCGGCACCGCGACCGTGGCCGCAGTGCAGGGAGACGTGCCCGGCCCCGGCAACAACATCCTCTACGACGCCGAGCAGGTCACCCGCAACCACGTCGACGCCACGGTGGACCTCGCGGCCGAGGTGGAGGCCGGCACCGCGCCGCGCCCCGACTTCGTGCTCTGGCCGGAGAACTCCACGGCGAGCGACCCGTTCACCGACCCGAGCGTCAATGCCGGGATCCGGGAGGCCGTGGCGGCGATCGGGGTGCCGGTGCTGGTGGGCGCGATCGTGGACTCCGGGCCCGACCACGTCCTCAACCAGGGCATCGTGTGGGACCCCGTGACGGGCGCGGGGGAGCGCTACACCAAGCGCCACCCGGTGCCGTACGGCGAGTACATCCCGTTCCGCAAGTACCTCTCGGGCACCTTCGGCAAGCTCGCGCTCATCCCGCGCGACATGCTCAGCGGGACCCGCGAGACCCCCCTGCGGGTCGCCGGCGTGGAGATCGCCGACTCGATCTGCTTCGACATCGCCTACGACGACGGCATCTACGACCAGGTCACGCGCGGAGCCGAGCTCCTGACCGTGCAGACCAGCAACGCCAGCTTCATCTTCACCGACCAGATCGACCAGCAGTTCGCGATGACCCGGCTGCGCGCGGTCGAGACCGGCAAGTGGCTGGTGGTCGCCTCGACCAACGGCATCTCCGGAGTCATCTCGCCCGACGGCGACGTCGTGGCGACCGCCGACCCCCGCACCCGCGCGGTGCTCGTGGAGGAGGTCGCGCTGATGGGCGGGGTGACGCCCGGCGTCCGTCTCGCACCGTGGATCGGGCGGGGCTGCGCGGTGGCCACCGTGGCGGTGCTGCTGCTGGGTGCCCTCGCGTATCGTCGGAGGCCCAGGACCGGGGGCCGCGAGCCCGCACCGGCCGAGCCCGCGCGTGACGAGGTACTGACATGA
- a CDS encoding glycerophosphodiester phosphodiesterase family protein, with product MTSPLTGFAYLDEPQAQPGSVLAFAHRGGAYHPEIEGLENTVAAFRHAVELGYEYLETDVHVTSDGVLLAFHDDVLDRVTDRTGSLATSTYAEVRRARVGGREQVPTLETLFDEFPSARFNIDLKSDGAVAALADLLAERGAWDRVLVGSFKVRRLRRFRALTRGRVATSAHPLEVAAYRLLPSGRLARLLTRGRLAALQIPHRRGRLVVATRGLVRRAHAAGHHVHAWTIDDPEEMDELLDRGVDGLFTDRTDVLKTVLQRRGQWRETT from the coding sequence GTGACGTCACCGCTGACGGGGTTCGCCTACCTCGACGAGCCCCAGGCGCAGCCGGGGTCCGTGCTGGCGTTCGCGCACCGCGGCGGCGCCTACCACCCGGAGATCGAGGGTCTGGAGAACACGGTCGCGGCCTTCCGGCACGCCGTGGAGCTCGGCTACGAGTACCTCGAGACCGACGTCCACGTCACCAGCGACGGCGTGCTGCTGGCCTTCCACGACGACGTGCTGGACCGGGTCACGGACCGGACCGGCAGCCTGGCGACCTCGACCTACGCGGAGGTACGGCGGGCGCGGGTCGGTGGCCGGGAGCAGGTGCCCACCCTGGAGACGCTCTTCGACGAGTTCCCCTCCGCCCGGTTCAACATCGATCTCAAGTCCGACGGGGCGGTGGCCGCCCTGGCCGACCTCCTCGCCGAGCGTGGCGCCTGGGACCGGGTGCTGGTCGGGTCGTTCAAGGTGCGCCGGCTGAGGCGGTTCCGGGCGCTGACCCGAGGTCGGGTGGCGACCTCCGCCCACCCGCTCGAGGTCGCGGCGTACCGGTTGCTGCCCAGCGGCCGCCTGGCGCGACTGCTGACGCGGGGGCGCCTCGCCGCCCTGCAGATCCCGCACCGGCGCGGCCGACTGGTCGTCGCCACCCGCGGGCTCGTACGCCGCGCCCACGCGGCCGGCCACCACGTCCACGCGTGGACCATCGACGACCCCGAGGAGATGGACGAGCTGCTCGACCGCGGCGTCGACGGCCTGTTCACCGATCGCACCGACGTGCTCAAGACCGTGCTCCAGCGGCGCGGACAATGGAGGGAGACCACATGA
- a CDS encoding FxsA family protein has translation MSPRRSRLGWVLVLALVVVPLLELYVLIQVGQVIGAWWTILLLVAASILGGWLIRREGARAWRALNGAIGTGTMPARELADGALILIGGTLMLSPGFVTDAFGILLILPVTRPVFRRLLTAFVTRRVLVVSTRRPPGGTAPRGPGNAGGPAGPGRPGGPGGPGDVVQGDVIDPPPS, from the coding sequence ATGAGCCCGCGCCGCAGCCGCCTGGGCTGGGTGCTGGTGCTGGCCCTGGTCGTCGTCCCGCTCCTGGAGCTCTACGTGCTCATCCAGGTGGGTCAGGTGATCGGAGCCTGGTGGACGATCCTGCTGCTCGTGGCCGCCAGCATCCTCGGCGGCTGGCTGATCCGGCGCGAGGGCGCTCGGGCGTGGCGGGCGCTCAACGGCGCCATCGGCACCGGCACGATGCCCGCGCGCGAGCTGGCGGACGGAGCCCTGATCCTCATCGGCGGCACCCTGATGCTCAGCCCGGGGTTCGTCACCGACGCATTCGGCATCCTGCTGATCCTTCCTGTCACCAGGCCGGTCTTCCGGCGGCTGCTGACGGCGTTCGTGACCCGGCGGGTCCTGGTCGTGAGCACGCGCCGTCCGCCGGGCGGCACCGCTCCGCGGGGCCCGGGGAACGCGGGCGGCCCCGCTGGTCCGGGTCGTCCCGGTGGTCCTGGTGGCCCGGGTGACGTCGTTCAGGGCGACGTCATCGATCCGCCGCCTTCCTGA
- a CDS encoding hotdog domain-containing protein: MTGPHDGLVGTRVVHRRYVPYAHAHYAGNLVDGAYSLGLFGDVATEMCIRTDGDEGLFASYSDVQFKAPVRAGDVLEVTCELVRAGTRSRVMEFAVLVVARGAATPESPGAAAVLEPPVVATTATGTVVVP; encoded by the coding sequence ATGACCGGTCCCCACGACGGGCTCGTCGGCACCCGGGTGGTGCACCGCCGCTACGTGCCCTACGCGCACGCCCACTACGCCGGCAACCTGGTCGACGGCGCCTACAGCCTGGGCCTGTTCGGCGACGTCGCGACCGAGATGTGCATCCGCACCGACGGTGACGAGGGGTTGTTCGCGTCCTACTCCGACGTGCAGTTCAAGGCGCCGGTGCGCGCCGGCGACGTCCTCGAGGTGACCTGCGAGCTGGTCCGCGCGGGCACCCGGTCGCGGGTGATGGAGTTCGCCGTCCTCGTCGTCGCCCGCGGCGCGGCCACCCCGGAGAGCCCCGGCGCCGCGGCCGTGCTGGAGCCCCCGGTGGTCGCCACCACCGCCACCGGCACCGTGGTGGTTCCCTGA
- a CDS encoding TFIIB-type zinc ribbon-containing protein — translation METLSCPRCGAEMVSRGLGDGEVSQCPDGHGVFLSRADLGALTESELDWHRHAGQHTAPLPRITADMTEPPVSSRPPARAWVETLFD, via the coding sequence ATGGAGACCTTGAGCTGTCCTCGCTGCGGTGCGGAGATGGTGTCGCGAGGGCTCGGCGACGGTGAGGTGAGCCAGTGCCCCGACGGGCACGGCGTCTTCCTCTCGCGCGCCGACCTCGGTGCCCTCACCGAGTCCGAGCTCGACTGGCACCGGCACGCCGGCCAGCACACCGCCCCGCTGCCGCGGATCACGGCGGATATGACGGAGCCGCCCGTCTCCTCCCGACCGCCGGCCCGCGCGTGGGTCGAGACGCTGTTCGACTGA
- a CDS encoding zinc-dependent alcohol dehydrogenase family protein: MRATTIHGPGDIRVSQVPDPVLTSPTDAIVKVTAGCICGSDLWPYRGENDITPGATIGHECIGVVEEVGSEVASFRPGDFVIVPFCHCDNTCAHCEAGVQSACSNLSMTTSGQAEYALVGQAEGSLVKLDGEPDPALVPSLLALSDVMPTGWHAAVAAGVPEGGTVVVVGDGAVGLCGVLAASIMGAEKVIAMSRHESRQQIATAFGATHLVAARGKEGAAEVKEITGGIGAHAVLECVGTDDAMGTAFAVARPGATVGFVGVPHGVQLPVRRMFQKNFGLRGGMAPVRRYLPEMLDHVLAGRMEPGLVFDLTLPLAQAADGYRAMDERRAVKVLLEP; the protein is encoded by the coding sequence ATGCGCGCCACCACCATCCACGGACCCGGTGACATCCGAGTCTCGCAGGTCCCCGACCCGGTCCTCACCAGCCCCACGGACGCCATCGTCAAGGTCACCGCGGGCTGCATCTGCGGCTCGGACCTGTGGCCCTACCGCGGCGAGAACGACATCACTCCCGGCGCCACCATCGGCCACGAGTGCATCGGCGTCGTGGAGGAGGTGGGCTCGGAGGTGGCGTCCTTCCGCCCGGGCGACTTCGTCATCGTCCCGTTCTGCCACTGTGACAACACCTGCGCTCACTGCGAGGCCGGCGTGCAGTCGGCCTGCAGCAACCTGAGCATGACCACGAGCGGCCAGGCGGAGTACGCGCTGGTCGGCCAGGCCGAGGGCAGCCTGGTCAAGCTCGACGGCGAGCCCGACCCGGCCCTCGTGCCGTCCCTGCTGGCGCTCTCGGACGTGATGCCCACCGGGTGGCACGCGGCCGTCGCTGCCGGTGTCCCCGAAGGCGGCACGGTCGTCGTCGTGGGGGACGGTGCCGTCGGTCTGTGCGGCGTCCTGGCCGCGTCGATCATGGGTGCCGAGAAGGTCATCGCCATGTCGCGCCACGAGTCGCGCCAGCAGATCGCCACGGCCTTCGGCGCCACCCACCTGGTCGCCGCGCGCGGCAAAGAGGGCGCGGCGGAGGTCAAGGAGATCACCGGCGGGATCGGGGCCCACGCGGTGCTGGAGTGCGTCGGCACCGACGACGCGATGGGCACCGCCTTCGCCGTGGCCCGCCCGGGCGCCACGGTGGGCTTCGTCGGCGTCCCGCACGGCGTGCAGCTGCCCGTGCGGCGGATGTTCCAGAAGAACTTCGGCCTGCGCGGCGGCATGGCGCCGGTTCGGCGCTACCTTCCCGAGATGCTCGACCACGTGCTGGCCGGCCGGATGGAGCCCGGGCTGGTCTTCGACCTCACGCTGCCGCTGGCGCAGGCGGCCGACGGCTACCGGGCGATGGACGAGCGTCGCGCCGTCAAGGTGCTGCTGGAGCCCTGA
- a CDS encoding OAM dimerization domain-containing protein has product MSEQPPRVVRPYGDTTGDGMVQLSFTLPIAHSKVAEGAAAQLAQKMGMDPALVVHAKPMGPDFTFFVVYGRVNHLVDTSQVVVVERDYPLLTPKEANAAIKRALRRRLTVVGACIGTDAHTVGIDAILNIKGFAGEKGLEYYRELKVVNLGAQVSVPHLVERARAERADAVLVSQVVTQRDAHLLNTREMSAAFRESYPSDRRPLLIVGGPRFDEAMAGELGVDRVFSRGTTPGEVASYLVHQLTQRKAS; this is encoded by the coding sequence GTGAGCGAGCAGCCCCCGCGCGTCGTGCGCCCGTACGGCGACACGACCGGCGACGGGATGGTGCAGCTCAGCTTCACCCTCCCGATCGCCCACTCCAAGGTGGCCGAGGGCGCCGCGGCGCAGCTGGCCCAGAAGATGGGCATGGACCCCGCCCTCGTCGTGCATGCCAAGCCCATGGGGCCGGACTTCACGTTCTTCGTCGTCTACGGGCGGGTCAACCACCTCGTCGACACCAGCCAGGTCGTGGTCGTGGAGCGGGACTACCCGCTGCTCACCCCCAAGGAGGCCAACGCGGCGATCAAGCGGGCGCTGCGGCGCCGCCTCACCGTCGTCGGGGCCTGCATCGGCACCGACGCCCACACGGTGGGCATCGACGCGATCCTCAACATCAAGGGCTTCGCGGGGGAGAAGGGCCTGGAGTACTACCGCGAGCTCAAGGTGGTCAACCTCGGCGCCCAGGTCTCGGTGCCGCACCTCGTCGAGCGCGCCCGGGCCGAGCGGGCCGACGCCGTCCTGGTCTCCCAGGTCGTCACCCAGCGCGACGCGCACCTGCTCAACACCCGCGAGATGTCCGCGGCGTTCCGGGAGTCCTACCCCTCCGACCGGCGGCCGCTGCTGATCGTGGGCGGCCCGCGCTTCGACGAGGCGATGGCCGGGGAGCTCGGCGTCGACCGGGTGTTCAGCCGCGGTACGACGCCCGGCGAGGTGGCGTCGTACCTCGTCCACCAGCTCACGCAGAGGAAGGCCTCCTGA
- a CDS encoding MFS transporter encodes MTTQPSGVADLGPLNRAREQKAWYFYDWANSAFATTVAGVLFGPYLIAIAEEAAVDDRVSLLGISVDPGALPAYVITASTLISAILLPLLGAVADRTSRKKDLLAGFAWVGALFAALLFFMTGDNWQFGAITFVIANLCFGASAVVNDSILPLISDESERDRVSSRGWAYGYAGGGLLLALNFVLVSFHDTFGLTEGMAVRISLLSAAVWWAAFTFIPWRGLRNHPPADVEHVEGGVLQRSFGQLWLTLKDMRNYPVALTFLLAYLFFNDGIQTVISQASVYGVEELGFEQGTMLGVYLLVQFVAVGGALLFGRIAATRGAKNTILGGLVIWMLIVTAGLVMPDESLLPLLGLGAAIGLVLGGTQALARSYFSLLIPRGKEAEYFSFYHAMERGTSWFGTLVFGLVYTFTGSYRPALFALILFFIVGGLLLMRVDTARGIREAGNELPGVY; translated from the coding sequence ATGACGACCCAGCCAAGCGGTGTCGCCGATCTCGGACCGCTCAACAGGGCACGGGAGCAGAAGGCCTGGTACTTCTACGACTGGGCCAACAGCGCGTTCGCCACCACGGTGGCCGGAGTGCTCTTCGGTCCGTACCTGATCGCGATCGCCGAGGAGGCCGCGGTCGACGACCGCGTCTCGCTGCTGGGCATCTCGGTGGACCCCGGCGCCCTGCCCGCCTACGTCATCACGGCCTCGACGCTCATCTCCGCGATCCTCCTGCCGCTGCTGGGAGCGGTGGCCGACCGTACCTCCCGCAAGAAGGACCTGCTCGCCGGCTTCGCCTGGGTCGGCGCCCTCTTCGCCGCACTGCTCTTCTTCATGACCGGCGACAACTGGCAGTTCGGGGCGATCACGTTCGTCATCGCCAACCTGTGCTTCGGCGCCTCCGCGGTGGTCAACGACTCCATCCTGCCGTTGATCTCCGACGAGTCGGAGCGCGACCGGGTCTCCTCGCGCGGCTGGGCCTACGGCTACGCCGGCGGGGGGCTGCTGCTCGCGCTGAACTTCGTGCTGGTCAGCTTCCACGACACCTTCGGCCTCACCGAGGGCATGGCCGTCCGGATCTCGCTGCTCTCGGCCGCCGTCTGGTGGGCGGCGTTCACCTTCATCCCGTGGCGTGGGCTGCGCAACCACCCGCCCGCCGACGTCGAGCACGTCGAGGGCGGCGTCCTGCAGCGCAGCTTCGGGCAGCTCTGGCTCACGCTCAAGGACATGCGCAACTACCCAGTCGCGCTCACCTTCCTGTTGGCCTACCTGTTCTTCAACGACGGCATCCAGACCGTCATCAGCCAGGCGTCGGTCTACGGCGTGGAGGAGCTCGGCTTCGAGCAGGGGACGATGCTCGGGGTCTACCTGCTCGTGCAGTTCGTCGCGGTCGGGGGGGCGCTACTGTTCGGCCGGATCGCCGCCACGAGGGGTGCGAAGAACACGATCCTGGGCGGCCTGGTGATCTGGATGCTCATCGTCACCGCCGGGCTGGTGATGCCGGATGAGTCCCTGCTGCCGCTCCTGGGCCTGGGGGCGGCCATCGGCCTGGTGCTCGGCGGGACCCAGGCCCTGGCGCGCTCGTACTTCTCGTTGCTGATCCCCCGGGGCAAGGAGGCGGAGTACTTCAGCTTCTACCACGCCATGGAGCGGGGCACGTCGTGGTTCGGCACGCTCGTCTTCGGGCTCGTCTACACGTTCACCGGCTCCTACCGGCCGGCCCTCTTCGCCCTCATCCTGTTCTTCATCGTCGGCGGCCTGCTGCTGATGCGCGTCGACACCGCGCGCGGCATCCGGGAGGCCGGCAACGAGCTCCCGGGCGTCTACTGA
- a CDS encoding polyprenol monophosphomannose synthase, whose translation MSIADVGRVVIVVPTYNEAANLPLIVQRLRRAQPEVDILVVDDASPDGTGDLADGLAAEDPHVQVLHRRAKEGLGAAYVEGFRWALQEGYDVIGEMDADGSHQPEELGGLLDAIVGADLVIGSRWIPGGSVVNWPRSRQALSRGGNLYVRVLLGIDVHDATSGFRLFRSSALEKIDLDQVRSTGYVFQTDLVFRTLHAGLTVREVPIEFVERVRGDSKMTPEVARESLVRITRWGLGERAQQVRRAVRRRGGAR comes from the coding sequence ATGAGCATCGCCGACGTCGGGCGCGTGGTGATCGTCGTGCCCACGTACAACGAGGCGGCCAACCTGCCCTTGATCGTGCAGCGGCTGCGCCGTGCCCAGCCCGAGGTCGACATCCTCGTGGTCGACGACGCGTCCCCCGACGGGACCGGTGACCTCGCCGACGGCCTCGCCGCCGAGGACCCCCACGTGCAGGTGCTGCACCGCCGCGCGAAGGAAGGGCTCGGCGCGGCGTACGTCGAGGGGTTCCGCTGGGCACTGCAGGAGGGCTACGACGTCATCGGGGAGATGGACGCCGACGGCTCCCACCAGCCAGAGGAGCTCGGCGGGCTCCTGGACGCGATCGTCGGGGCCGACCTGGTGATCGGGTCCCGGTGGATCCCCGGCGGCTCGGTGGTCAACTGGCCCCGCTCGCGTCAGGCCCTGTCTCGCGGCGGCAACCTCTACGTGCGCGTGCTGCTGGGCATCGACGTCCACGACGCGACCTCCGGCTTCCGGCTCTTCCGCAGCAGCGCCCTGGAGAAGATCGACCTCGACCAGGTCCGCTCCACCGGCTACGTCTTCCAGACCGACCTGGTGTTCCGGACCCTGCACGCGGGGCTGACGGTGCGCGAGGTGCCGATCGAGTTCGTCGAGCGGGTGCGCGGCGACTCCAAGATGACCCCGGAGGTCGCGCGGGAGTCGCTCGTGCGGATCACCCGATGGGGCCTGGGCGAGCGCGCCCAGCAGGTACGCCGTGCGGTGCGGCGGCGCGGAGGGGCGCGATGA
- a CDS encoding RNA polymerase-binding protein RbpA, producing the protein MAERTLRGARLGGQSFEDERGIEFAARQQVGYRCPQGHTFEITMSVEADVPAIWECPRCGAEGLSTDGIEKVEKAEKPARTHWDMLLERRSEKELEDILKERLDLLRGGEIGPAHLHRANAKKRKATA; encoded by the coding sequence ATGGCGGAGCGCACATTGCGTGGCGCACGGCTCGGAGGCCAAAGCTTCGAGGACGAGCGCGGGATCGAGTTCGCGGCCCGGCAGCAGGTGGGCTACCGCTGCCCGCAGGGCCACACGTTCGAGATCACGATGTCGGTCGAGGCGGACGTCCCGGCGATCTGGGAGTGCCCGCGCTGCGGTGCCGAGGGACTCAGCACCGACGGAATCGAGAAGGTCGAGAAGGCCGAGAAGCCGGCGCGCACCCACTGGGACATGCTGCTGGAGCGGCGCTCGGAGAAGGAGCTCGAGGACATCCTCAAGGAGCGCCTCGACCTGCTCCGCGGCGGCGAGATCGGCCCCGCCCACCTGCACCGCGCCAACGCGAAGAAGCGCAAGGCCACGGCCTGA